In Trichocoleus desertorum ATA4-8-CV12, a single window of DNA contains:
- a CDS encoding fatty acid desaturase: protein MLSLWAASLACLLSLDISTWPLLWKLPLMLWQMFLYTGLFIVAHDAMHGAVHPKNSRINDGIGAIALFLYALFSFEQLKQKHWQHHRHPVSELDPDSHDGKHQNFFAWYFQFMKSHWSWLRIVGLIALFHTVRLTLSLPAENMTLFWVIPSIASSMQLFFFGTYLPHREPEAGYKNQHRAQSNPLPVFWSFITCYHFGYHEEHHQYPQAAWWQLPGVAKAQGTI, encoded by the coding sequence ATGCTAAGCCTCTGGGCCGCGAGTTTAGCTTGCTTATTAAGCTTAGACATCTCCACTTGGCCCTTGCTCTGGAAGCTGCCACTGATGCTTTGGCAGATGTTTCTCTACACGGGGCTGTTTATCGTCGCGCATGATGCCATGCATGGGGCGGTTCACCCAAAAAATTCCAGAATTAATGATGGGATCGGGGCGATCGCCTTATTTCTATACGCTCTGTTCTCTTTTGAGCAGCTCAAGCAAAAACATTGGCAACATCATCGCCATCCTGTCAGTGAACTAGACCCAGACTCTCATGATGGCAAGCATCAGAACTTTTTTGCCTGGTATTTCCAGTTCATGAAATCCCACTGGAGTTGGCTCAGAATCGTAGGATTAATTGCCCTTTTTCATACCGTTCGCCTGACGCTGTCTTTACCTGCCGAAAACATGACGCTGTTTTGGGTCATCCCATCGATCGCGAGTTCGATGCAACTGTTTTTCTTTGGCACTTACTTGCCACACCGAGAACCAGAAGCAGGTTACAAGAACCAGCACCGAGCGCAAAGTAACCCGCTTCCAGTCTTCTGGTCTTTCATCACCTGTTATCACTTTGGCTACCACGAGGAACACCATCAGTATCCCCAGGCGGCTTGGTGGCAACTACCAGGTGTCGCTAAAGCCCAGGGAACAATCTGA
- a CDS encoding DUF2470 domain-containing protein produces the protein MADPLTPSISDRICKHMNEDHAEAIVLYAKAYAGAINATAAEMVSIDAQGMNLMAQVEGAATPLRVEFDHELQDSEDAHQTLIAMVRQARTQPQ, from the coding sequence ATGGCTGATCCACTCACCCCTAGCATCAGCGATCGCATTTGCAAACACATGAACGAAGACCATGCTGAGGCGATCGTGCTTTATGCCAAAGCCTATGCTGGAGCGATAAATGCCACTGCGGCTGAGATGGTTTCAATTGATGCCCAAGGGATGAACTTGATGGCTCAGGTTGAGGGAGCCGCAACACCGCTCCGAGTTGAGTTTGACCACGAGTTGCAAGATTCAGAAGATGCTCACCAAACTTTGATTGCAATGGTGAGGCAAGCTCGGACTCAGCCCCAGTAG
- a CDS encoding DUF1499 domain-containing protein: MFAGKRPTNLGVQNGSLTPCPNTPNCVNSQSTNPTCQIAPLTYNSTATQAIADLKTVIQNLERTTIVTERSNYLYAEFKSALMGYVDDVEFYLDEVQQVIHVRSASRLGKSDLGVNRKRIETIRAKLQALQNQS; this comes from the coding sequence GTGTTTGCTGGTAAACGACCCACCAATCTCGGAGTTCAAAATGGTAGCTTAACACCCTGCCCTAACACCCCTAACTGTGTCAATAGTCAGAGTACCAACCCCACTTGTCAGATTGCCCCTTTAACTTATAACTCCACAGCCACCCAAGCGATCGCCGACCTCAAAACGGTGATCCAAAATCTAGAACGTACAACCATCGTTACGGAAAGGTCTAACTACTTGTACGCAGAATTCAAAAGCGCTCTGATGGGGTATGTGGATGATGTCGAGTTTTACCTGGATGAAGTTCAGCAAGTGATTCACGTGCGATCGGCCTCTCGCCTAGGCAAATCGGATTTAGGCGTAAACCGCAAACGCATTGAAACCATCCGAGCTAAATTGCAAGCTCTCCAAAACCAAAGCTAG
- a CDS encoding AAA family ATPase: protein MIIWLNGAFGVGKTQTAFELHSRIPGSFVFDPEQIGFFLRKIIPSDVRVGDFQNHRIWREFTCQGLRYVAENFAGTIIVPMTVVDPLYYDQTVDALRREGLQVHHFTLLAARNTILRRLRRRGDGSKSWNARQLDRCLKSLLDEKFAIHLNTEGKAIEVVAEEVAHYAGLDLKIPTWHPVLRPLKRMVVQIRHIRL from the coding sequence ATGATTATTTGGCTAAACGGGGCCTTTGGTGTGGGCAAAACCCAGACTGCTTTTGAGCTACACAGTCGCATTCCTGGTAGTTTTGTGTTTGACCCTGAGCAAATTGGCTTTTTCCTCCGCAAAATTATACCGTCAGATGTGCGTGTAGGAGACTTTCAAAATCATCGGATATGGCGTGAATTTACCTGTCAAGGGTTGCGATATGTGGCTGAGAACTTTGCAGGAACGATCATTGTTCCAATGACTGTAGTTGATCCTCTTTACTACGATCAAACTGTGGATGCATTGAGGCGCGAGGGGTTACAGGTGCATCATTTCACTTTGCTGGCTGCTCGCAATACAATCTTGCGGCGATTGCGGCGACGTGGTGATGGCAGCAAGTCTTGGAATGCACGTCAACTGGATCGGTGCTTGAAATCTCTGTTAGACGAGAAGTTTGCAATTCATCTCAATACTGAAGGAAAAGCAATTGAGGTTGTTGCAGAGGAAGTCGCTCATTATGCAGGTCTTGATCTCAAAATTCCAACTTGGCATCCAGTCCTACGTCCTCTCAAACGGATGGTTGTGCAAATACGCCATATTCGGTTGTAG
- a CDS encoding erythromycin esterase family protein: protein MLEKPIAQLADAVRQCAHPLTSAITDYDPLMNLIGEARFVLLGEATHGTHEFYEQRAEITQRLIQEKGFTAVAVEADWPDAYRVNRFVQGMSEDATSNEALRNFHRFPIWMWRNTDVLNFVNWLRQYNDGLLSGRTKVGFYGLDLYSLYSSIEAVLKYLDQVDPEAARRARSRYACFEHFEEDSQSYGYAAGSGIAESCEGSAVNQLLELQKQASEYTHRDGPLAEDEFFYAEQNARLVKNAEEYYRSMFRGRVSSWNLRDRHMAETVEHLSDHLSQPNQPAKIVVWAHNSHLGDARATDMGEAGEWNVGQLVRERYGQDAVLVGFSTYTGTVTAANDWDGPAELKQVRPALPGSYEALFHETGLPRFWLNLRQDNPAIAQLQEPRLERAIGVIYRPRSERSSHYFHTQLPSQFDAIIHIDDTHAVQPLDRDEPVEDNEVPDTYPSAL from the coding sequence ATGTTAGAAAAACCGATCGCCCAACTAGCTGATGCTGTGCGTCAGTGCGCCCATCCCCTGACAAGTGCCATCACAGATTATGACCCTTTAATGAACCTAATTGGCGAGGCGCGATTTGTCTTGCTTGGTGAGGCAACTCACGGCACCCACGAATTTTATGAGCAGCGGGCAGAAATCACTCAGCGGTTGATTCAGGAAAAAGGGTTTACGGCAGTAGCAGTAGAAGCTGACTGGCCTGATGCCTACCGAGTGAATCGCTTTGTCCAAGGCATGAGTGAGGATGCCACCAGTAACGAAGCGCTGAGAAACTTTCACCGTTTCCCAATTTGGATGTGGCGTAATACAGATGTGCTGAATTTCGTAAATTGGTTGCGTCAATACAACGATGGTTTACTGTCAGGGAGAACCAAAGTAGGGTTCTATGGCCTCGATCTGTATAGCCTCTACAGTTCCATCGAAGCAGTGCTGAAGTATCTCGACCAGGTAGACCCAGAAGCGGCTCGGCGTGCCCGTTCTCGGTATGCCTGTTTCGAGCATTTTGAAGAAGATTCGCAGAGTTACGGATATGCCGCTGGTTCTGGCATAGCAGAGTCCTGTGAAGGTAGTGCAGTGAATCAACTCTTAGAGCTGCAAAAACAGGCTAGTGAGTATACGCACAGAGATGGCCCTTTGGCTGAGGATGAGTTCTTCTATGCCGAGCAGAATGCCCGCTTGGTAAAAAATGCTGAAGAATACTACCGCTCCATGTTCCGAGGGAGAGTCTCTTCTTGGAATTTGCGCGATCGCCATATGGCCGAAACGGTGGAGCATCTCTCTGATCATCTGAGCCAACCAAACCAACCCGCCAAGATTGTGGTTTGGGCGCATAACTCTCACTTAGGAGATGCTAGAGCCACCGATATGGGAGAAGCAGGTGAGTGGAATGTGGGGCAATTGGTACGCGAGCGCTATGGGCAAGATGCGGTGCTAGTTGGGTTCAGCACCTACACTGGCACCGTCACAGCCGCAAATGATTGGGATGGCCCCGCTGAACTAAAGCAAGTGCGGCCTGCACTTCCTGGTAGCTACGAAGCTCTCTTTCATGAAACTGGATTACCACGATTTTGGTTGAACCTACGCCAAGATAATCCAGCGATCGCCCAGTTGCAAGAACCCCGTTTAGAAAGAGCGATCGGTGTCATCTATCGTCCTCGCTCGGAGCGATCGAGCCATTACTTCCACACCCAACTCCCTAGCCAGTTTGATGCCATCATCCACATTGACGACACCCACGCTGTCCAGCCGCTAGATCGAGATGAACCTGTGGAGGATAACGAAGTACCAGATACTTATCCTTCAGCGCTCTAA
- a CDS encoding DUF4142 domain-containing protein — protein sequence MTGSNYLKKATALLGTVALTSLLSVPVLAQTTPRSNTTPNTSTPSTNTPNNRPAQGTMNQQRGTATAPTALDREFVMMAARGNNAEIATSQLALQKSSNQMVRSYAQRMIQEHTQANQRLSGVAAQHGITLPTDPGPLNAAIAQQLAQLSGTSFDRAYMGTQENLHMQAIALYRTEVQQGKATDVKQYATALLPSINNHYQMANRAVAQNRTGNTQSPLQ from the coding sequence ATGACAGGATCAAATTATCTAAAAAAAGCCACAGCTCTGCTGGGAACGGTTGCTCTGACTTCCTTACTCAGTGTTCCTGTACTAGCTCAGACAACTCCTCGTTCTAATACCACTCCAAACACTAGCACCCCCAGCACTAACACCCCAAATAATCGGCCTGCTCAAGGCACCATGAATCAACAGCGGGGTACTGCAACCGCACCCACCGCCCTAGACCGCGAATTTGTCATGATGGCAGCTCGTGGTAACAATGCGGAAATTGCAACTTCCCAACTTGCTTTGCAAAAGTCATCCAATCAGATGGTCAGAAGCTATGCTCAACGGATGATTCAGGAGCATACCCAGGCGAACCAGCGTCTCTCTGGGGTGGCTGCTCAGCATGGCATTACCCTGCCCACTGATCCTGGCCCTCTGAATGCGGCGATCGCCCAACAGCTAGCCCAGCTCTCAGGTACAAGTTTTGATCGCGCTTATATGGGTACCCAGGAAAATCTCCACATGCAAGCGATCGCTTTGTACCGGACAGAGGTGCAGCAAGGGAAAGCGACTGACGTGAAGCAATATGCCACAGCGCTACTTCCTAGCATTAATAATCACTATCAGATGGCTAACCGTGCCGTTGCTCAAAACAGAACGGGCAATACTCAGTCTCCTCTTCAATAG
- a CDS encoding glutathione S-transferase N-terminal domain-containing protein, whose amino-acid sequence MIELYYWTTPNGHKITLFLEEAGLPYELVPINIGTGDQFKPGFLQIAPNNRIPAIVDREPAGGGEPISVFESGAILLYLAEKTGRFIPADLRDRVETLQWLFWQMGGLGPMAGQNHHFSQYAPEKIPYAINRYVNETARLYAVLNKQLSDREFVAGEYSIADMAIYPWIVPYEVQGQKLEDFPNIKRWFEAIKARPATIRAYEKAEAFKDQALNIERSRDLLFNQSANTVQN is encoded by the coding sequence ATGATTGAGCTTTATTATTGGACGACCCCCAACGGACATAAAATCACGTTGTTTCTGGAGGAAGCAGGTCTGCCCTATGAGTTGGTGCCGATTAACATTGGCACAGGCGACCAGTTCAAGCCTGGATTTCTCCAGATTGCGCCCAATAACCGGATTCCCGCGATCGTCGATCGTGAACCTGCGGGTGGTGGTGAGCCAATTTCTGTGTTTGAGTCGGGAGCAATTCTGCTGTACCTCGCAGAGAAAACGGGCCGATTTATTCCTGCCGATCTGCGCGATCGCGTCGAAACGCTGCAGTGGTTGTTTTGGCAAATGGGCGGACTAGGGCCAATGGCAGGGCAAAATCACCACTTTAGTCAATATGCTCCAGAGAAAATTCCTTATGCGATTAACCGCTATGTGAATGAAACGGCTCGTCTCTATGCGGTACTCAATAAGCAATTAAGCGATCGCGAATTTGTGGCAGGAGAATATTCGATCGCGGATATGGCGATTTATCCCTGGATTGTGCCCTACGAAGTCCAAGGTCAAAAGTTAGAAGATTTCCCTAATATCAAACGCTGGTTTGAAGCGATCAAAGCCCGCCCAGCAACGATTCGAGCTTATGAAAAAGCGGAAGCCTTCAAAGACCAAGCACTCAATATAGAGCGATCGCGAGATCTATTGTTTAATCAGTCTGCCAACACAGTACAAAATTAG
- a CDS encoding dienelactone hydrolase family protein, which yields MKKITRRKFITTAALATGFALAVEPISAQVIRTDADGLVAGAVTIPVKDGNIPAYRAMPATGQNFPIVLVIQEIFGVHEHMQDVCRRFAQLGYVAIAPELFVRQGDVLKLSSVDEIRKVVTKVPDAQVLSDLDATISWAVKSAKGNAQRLGVTGFCWGGRITWLYAAHNPQVKAGVAWYGRLVGDRSTLTPKHPVDIAAQLRIPVLGLYGGEDTGIPLKTAEEMGDRLNSGRSKSQIVVYPDAPHAFFADYRPSYREKAAKDGWKRLQAWFEQHGV from the coding sequence GTGAAAAAAATTACGCGCCGTAAGTTTATTACTACCGCTGCCTTGGCAACTGGATTTGCCCTAGCCGTAGAGCCTATTTCGGCCCAAGTTATCCGTACAGATGCCGATGGTCTGGTTGCAGGTGCCGTGACCATCCCGGTTAAAGATGGCAATATCCCTGCTTATAGAGCTATGCCTGCCACAGGCCAGAATTTTCCGATTGTCTTGGTAATTCAAGAAATTTTTGGCGTGCATGAGCATATGCAGGATGTTTGCCGCCGCTTTGCGCAGTTGGGATATGTGGCGATCGCTCCTGAATTATTTGTGCGCCAAGGCGATGTGCTGAAACTGAGCAGCGTGGACGAGATCCGTAAGGTAGTGACAAAAGTGCCAGATGCCCAAGTGCTATCTGATCTGGATGCCACCATAAGCTGGGCAGTGAAGTCAGCTAAGGGTAATGCTCAGCGTTTGGGAGTGACAGGCTTTTGTTGGGGCGGGCGCATCACTTGGCTCTATGCCGCGCATAATCCGCAAGTCAAAGCAGGCGTGGCTTGGTATGGACGGTTGGTCGGCGATCGCAGCACCCTGACCCCCAAACATCCGGTTGATATTGCAGCCCAGTTGAGGATACCAGTGTTGGGTCTCTATGGCGGAGAAGATACCGGAATTCCTTTGAAGACAGCAGAAGAGATGGGCGATCGCCTGAATTCGGGCCGTAGCAAATCCCAAATCGTTGTCTATCCTGATGCTCCTCATGCTTTTTTTGCGGATTATCGTCCTTCTTATCGAGAAAAAGCAGCGAAAGATGGCTGGAAGCGCCTTCAGGCTTGGTTTGAGCAACATGGAGTGTAG
- a CDS encoding phosphoserine transaminase, whose translation MSEHPTPTTKPNVPYFSSGPCTKRPGWSATNLQNACVGRSHRSADGKAKLAEVIERSKKILGVPADYRLGIVPASDTGAVEMALWSLLGPRPVDILAWESFGQEWVKDVLDELKLPDVNLIKAPYGSLPDLGQVDFSHDVVFLWNGTTSGVRVPNGDWIASDRQGLTICDATSAVFAMDIPWDKIDVLTYSWQKVLGGEAQHGVIVLSPRAVERLESYQPAWPIPKIFRLSQKGKLIEGIFKGDTINTPSMLCVEDAIDSLNWVESVGGLPGLIQRSEANLSAIARWVEQRDWVDFLAEKPETRSCTSICLKVADPWFTDLSSDDQATFAKKLAKLLEKQEVAYDVAPYRAAPPGLRIWGGATVETSDMEALLPWLDWAYATVKAEFAAVA comes from the coding sequence ATGTCAGAACATCCTACTCCAACAACCAAACCCAACGTTCCCTATTTTTCCTCCGGGCCTTGTACCAAGCGCCCCGGCTGGAGTGCGACAAACTTACAAAATGCCTGCGTGGGTCGTTCCCATCGCTCTGCTGACGGCAAGGCTAAACTCGCAGAAGTGATTGAGCGCTCTAAGAAAATCTTGGGTGTCCCAGCGGATTATCGGTTGGGCATTGTGCCTGCGTCCGATACAGGGGCAGTCGAAATGGCCCTGTGGTCACTGCTTGGGCCACGCCCCGTTGACATCTTAGCCTGGGAAAGTTTTGGGCAGGAATGGGTAAAAGATGTTTTAGATGAGCTGAAGTTGCCAGATGTCAATCTGATCAAAGCTCCCTACGGCAGTTTGCCAGACTTAGGCCAAGTTGACTTTAGCCACGATGTCGTGTTCCTCTGGAACGGCACCACCTCAGGCGTGAGAGTCCCTAATGGTGATTGGATTGCTAGCGATCGCCAAGGCTTAACCATTTGTGATGCCACCTCTGCGGTATTCGCAATGGATATCCCGTGGGACAAAATCGATGTTTTAACTTACTCCTGGCAAAAAGTCTTGGGTGGTGAAGCTCAACATGGCGTGATTGTGCTCTCTCCTCGCGCTGTCGAGCGCCTGGAAAGCTATCAACCCGCCTGGCCGATCCCCAAAATCTTCCGCCTTAGCCAAAAAGGTAAGTTGATCGAAGGCATTTTCAAAGGTGACACCATCAACACACCTTCTATGTTGTGTGTAGAAGATGCGATCGACAGCTTAAATTGGGTCGAGAGCGTGGGTGGCTTACCTGGTTTGATTCAGCGCAGTGAAGCCAACCTCAGCGCGATCGCTCGTTGGGTGGAGCAACGCGATTGGGTAGACTTCTTGGCAGAAAAGCCAGAAACTCGCTCCTGCACCTCGATCTGCTTGAAGGTAGCTGACCCTTGGTTCACAGATCTCAGTTCGGATGACCAGGCCACTTTTGCCAAGAAATTAGCGAAACTTCTAGAAAAGCAAGAAGTTGCTTATGATGTCGCTCCCTATCGCGCTGCTCCTCCAGGACTGCGAATCTGGGGCGGCGCAACCGTGGAAACCTCTGATATGGAGGCGCTACTGCCCTGGCTTGACTGGGCTTATGCCACTGTAAAAGCTGAATTTGCTGCCGTAGCATAA
- a CDS encoding DOPA 4,5-dioxygenase family protein: MVEATSTITGFHAHIYYAADTRDVAARIREELAAFEVRLGRWHDRPIGPHSQAMYQVAFLPDQFAKVVPWLMLHREGLDILVHPETGDDLVDHTDHAMWLGNKLDLNLEILRPMSRSTN; this comes from the coding sequence ATGGTAGAGGCGACAAGCACAATCACTGGATTCCATGCTCACATCTACTATGCTGCTGACACTCGTGATGTAGCAGCGCGGATACGCGAAGAATTGGCTGCTTTCGAGGTGCGTTTGGGACGGTGGCACGATCGCCCGATTGGCCCTCATTCTCAAGCGATGTATCAAGTCGCTTTCTTACCGGATCAGTTCGCTAAGGTCGTTCCTTGGCTGATGCTGCATCGAGAGGGGTTAGATATTCTTGTGCATCCTGAGACAGGAGATGATCTGGTAGATCACACAGACCATGCTATGTGGCTAGGTAATAAGCTAGACCTGAATCTAGAGATTCTGCGCCCGATGAGCAGAAGCACCAATTAG
- the galK gene encoding galactokinase, with protein sequence MDFLQIFNTAPKVEASAPGRVNLLGEHTDYNDGFVLPTAIPQKTTVYLGLSPNDQHHFYSQELEQQIDVKTSDSIPESFASYIFGCIGVLEKQGISVPPLNVYVTSSVPMGSGLSSSAALEVAMLRGLRSLLNLDLDDVRIAQLGQEAERQYAGVQCGIMDQMASSLADTAHLLFLDTRTLDRQLLPFPSGAEILVMDSGIPRTLAGSGYNQRREECEEAAKQLGVKALRDISDVEAIAHLPELLQRRARHVITEDNRVLEARQGVSAERFGELMNDSHASLRDDYEVSIAGLDQLVAILQETLGVFGARLTGAGFGGACVALTAAGKAGAIAQQALEQYNRTEQIGRVLVP encoded by the coding sequence ATGGACTTTCTACAGATCTTTAATACTGCACCCAAAGTTGAAGCCAGTGCGCCAGGACGAGTCAATTTGCTGGGTGAACATACCGACTATAACGATGGCTTTGTATTGCCTACTGCTATCCCTCAAAAAACTACTGTCTATCTCGGTCTGAGTCCAAATGATCAACATCATTTCTATTCACAGGAGCTAGAACAACAGATCGATGTCAAAACCTCTGACTCCATCCCGGAGAGCTTTGCTAGCTATATCTTCGGCTGCATTGGTGTGCTGGAAAAACAGGGAATTTCAGTGCCACCGCTTAATGTCTACGTGACCTCTTCTGTGCCAATGGGGTCGGGACTGTCGAGTAGTGCTGCTTTGGAAGTAGCAATGTTGCGGGGCTTGCGATCGCTTTTAAATCTCGATCTTGACGATGTTCGCATTGCTCAACTAGGCCAGGAAGCCGAGCGACAGTATGCAGGCGTACAGTGCGGCATCATGGATCAGATGGCTTCTAGTCTCGCGGATACCGCTCATCTTCTGTTTCTGGATACGCGGACACTCGATCGCCAACTTCTCCCTTTTCCGTCAGGCGCAGAGATTTTAGTGATGGATAGTGGAATCCCTCGCACTTTGGCAGGAAGTGGCTATAACCAACGACGCGAAGAATGCGAAGAAGCGGCGAAACAATTGGGAGTTAAAGCCTTAAGGGATATTAGCGATGTAGAGGCGATCGCCCATCTCCCTGAACTGCTCCAGCGTCGAGCCCGTCATGTGATTACAGAAGATAATCGAGTGCTAGAAGCTCGACAGGGTGTGTCGGCTGAGCGGTTTGGCGAACTTATGAACGATTCTCATGCTAGCTTGCGGGATGATTATGAAGTCTCCATCGCAGGCTTAGATCAGCTAGTTGCGATCCTACAGGAAACCCTTGGTGTATTCGGTGCAAGGCTGACGGGCGCGGGGTTTGGTGGAGCTTGTGTTGCATTAACGGCGGCAGGAAAAGCTGGAGCGATCGCGCAACAAGCTTTGGAACAGTATAACCGCACAGAACAGATAGGCCGTGTTTTAGTTCCATAG
- a CDS encoding M24 family metallopeptidase, with product MNNSGFELPQKQRERQQECQQKLEWMRTCLQETGAAGIRLRGTDWFAWATAGGSNTVLLTAETGVAELLVTAQGAWVLTDTIEAQRLQDEELPSKGDLAQEVYDLAVSPWAEPTQRESFVQEVTADGKVLSDKPSGSHDRPELPLPAALIQHKRTLLPSESDRYCHVGRLASEAMTEVLAQAQPDWTEHQLAGAGAAALWNRGLHPALTLAAGERRLPIYRHPTAMHEPLGRVAMMVFCARGFGLYANLTRFVCFGSLTPEQNELHRRVREIEAAALNQCQANVPLVQIYDTLKQTYEQQGYPKAIYEHHQGGTTGYLAREVVANPTTTDQLQATMAIAWNPSLPGAKIEDTFVLQPDGSLENLTFDPNWPSVEVAGRSRPIPLEIT from the coding sequence ATGAATAATTCAGGATTTGAGCTACCTCAAAAACAACGAGAGCGGCAACAGGAATGTCAGCAAAAGCTAGAGTGGATGCGAACTTGTCTCCAGGAGACGGGAGCCGCAGGCATTCGTTTACGCGGTACAGACTGGTTTGCTTGGGCAACAGCAGGTGGCTCGAATACAGTACTACTAACCGCTGAGACTGGTGTTGCCGAACTCTTGGTGACAGCGCAGGGAGCTTGGGTCTTAACAGATACGATCGAAGCACAACGGTTACAGGATGAGGAGTTGCCATCCAAGGGGGATCTCGCCCAAGAGGTTTATGATCTTGCCGTAAGCCCTTGGGCCGAACCCACCCAGCGAGAATCGTTTGTACAAGAAGTGACCGCCGACGGCAAGGTTCTAAGCGATAAACCATCCGGTTCTCACGATCGCCCTGAATTGCCTTTACCTGCTGCTTTAATTCAACACAAACGCACGCTTTTACCCAGTGAAAGCGATCGCTACTGTCACGTCGGTCGCTTAGCCAGTGAGGCGATGACGGAGGTGCTAGCTCAAGCCCAGCCTGATTGGACGGAACATCAATTAGCAGGCGCAGGAGCCGCAGCTCTGTGGAATCGAGGGTTACATCCTGCTCTCACTTTGGCGGCAGGAGAACGCCGTTTACCCATCTACCGCCACCCCACTGCGATGCATGAACCGCTGGGACGAGTTGCCATGATGGTGTTTTGTGCCCGTGGCTTCGGGCTGTATGCCAACCTCACTCGCTTTGTCTGCTTTGGTTCACTAACCCCGGAGCAGAATGAGCTACACCGTCGAGTGCGTGAGATTGAAGCTGCCGCCTTAAATCAGTGTCAGGCAAATGTGCCTTTGGTTCAGATTTATGACACTTTGAAACAAACCTACGAGCAGCAAGGCTATCCTAAAGCCATTTACGAACATCATCAAGGCGGCACCACAGGCTATCTGGCTCGCGAGGTGGTAGCCAATCCCACAACGACTGATCAGCTCCAGGCAACTATGGCGATCGCTTGGAATCCCAGTCTCCCTGGAGCCAAAATTGAGGATACTTTTGTGCTGCAACCGGATGGCAGTTTAGAAAACCTCACGTTTGATCCCAACTGGCCCAGTGTAGAGGTAGCAGGGCGATCGCGGCCTATCCCCTTAGAAATTACTTAA
- the galT gene encoding galactose-1-phosphate uridylyltransferase, whose translation MYFQELLKPDGRKLTLYSRCPIAAGIQAPSPGNEPIQANPHLRWHPLRGEWVAYASHRQGRTFMPPPEYNPLAPTTNPQFPTELPQGQYDIAVFENRFPSMAVQAHDPPHLIVDTLPANGACEVVVFTQDPSKSLSNLELDHLDLLLQVWGDRTQALGNHPQIQYVLPFENKGVEVGVTLHHPHGQIYAYPFVPPVPARMLEQQQAYYQQHQRGLLQDLIQQEIADDQRILYRDEWAIAFVPICARYPYEVWVAPIQPVPTLGELTQEQRRSLAKALKTVTLKFDGLWNRPFPYLMAWYQAPTDGQPHPESHLHAEFYPPYRTADRLKYLAGTELAAGMFANDALPEEKAKDLQAVAIDLGVPANV comes from the coding sequence ATGTACTTCCAGGAACTCCTCAAGCCGGATGGTCGGAAGCTCACGCTGTACAGCAGATGCCCCATTGCAGCGGGCATCCAGGCTCCCAGTCCTGGTAACGAACCGATTCAGGCAAATCCTCATCTCCGTTGGCACCCGTTGCGGGGTGAGTGGGTGGCCTATGCCAGCCATCGTCAGGGGCGTACCTTTATGCCGCCTCCTGAATACAACCCACTTGCTCCCACCACAAACCCCCAGTTTCCGACGGAACTCCCGCAAGGCCAGTACGATATTGCGGTGTTTGAAAATCGTTTTCCCTCAATGGCAGTGCAGGCCCACGATCCCCCACATTTGATCGTGGATACCCTGCCTGCTAATGGGGCTTGTGAAGTGGTGGTCTTTACTCAAGATCCCAGTAAATCGCTCTCTAATTTAGAATTAGATCACCTCGATCTGCTGCTGCAAGTGTGGGGCGATCGCACGCAAGCTTTAGGCAATCATCCCCAAATTCAATACGTGCTCCCCTTCGAGAATAAAGGGGTTGAGGTCGGTGTGACGTTGCACCACCCCCACGGGCAGATCTACGCTTATCCTTTTGTGCCCCCCGTGCCTGCTCGGATGCTAGAGCAGCAGCAAGCTTATTACCAGCAGCATCAGCGGGGACTCCTGCAAGATTTAATTCAGCAAGAAATTGCCGACGATCAGCGGATTCTCTATCGAGATGAGTGGGCGATCGCTTTTGTACCCATTTGTGCGCGTTATCCCTATGAAGTGTGGGTAGCTCCAATTCAACCTGTGCCCACCTTGGGTGAGCTGACTCAGGAGCAACGGAGGAGTTTAGCGAAGGCGTTGAAGACTGTCACCTTAAAATTTGACGGTTTGTGGAATCGGCCCTTTCCCTACTTAATGGCTTGGTATCAAGCTCCCACCGATGGTCAACCTCATCCAGAATCCCACTTGCACGCGGAGTTTTACCCTCCCTACCGCACCGCAGATCGGCTGAAATATCTCGCAGGCACAGAACTTGCGGCTGGGATGTTTGCCAATGACGCTTTGCCTGAGGAGAAGGCCAAAGACCTCCAAGCCGTTGCGATCGATCTCGGAGTGCCAGCAAACGTATGA